From Pseudochaenichthys georgianus chromosome 11, fPseGeo1.2, whole genome shotgun sequence, a single genomic window includes:
- the LOC117455451 gene encoding LIM/homeobox protein Awh-like, translating to MSADDRALEELLYGSDLGDRADIAELSGGQTGTKESAAADNEPLTCAGCSEQVCDRFFLLAAGSVWHDVCLRCSRCHCELQTHPSLYCRDGNIYCHQDYCRMFGGGQCARCFQPIPASDLVMRSGDLTFHPHCFSCQECDVTLIPGNLYCMQGHNLYCQSHYHDDGRSVPPLHDLQPKPNLKEGEGEESVSSPEPPLDDQVACGRTRRRNKRIRTCFRSEQLRALESYFAHKHNPDGKDWNFLAQKTGLPKRVLQVWFQNARAKLRRSLTADDSQVSSPSAPPRGLSMSSGSSPGACSPPDQSQPFSSTSTIDQLQLSLLTAPLNEPPLSPAASQLQNPAFFLDYDSQSAPGCVSSLEAYEDFGEAERAEAEVDSDSSFRPYFC from the exons ATGTCTGCAGACGACCGGGCCCTGGAGGAGCTGCTGTACGGCAGTGACCTTGGTGACCGTGCGGATATAGCGGAGCTGAGTGGGGGCCAGACGGGAACGAAGGAGAGCGCTGCTGCAGACAAC GAGCCGCTGACGTGTGCCGGCTGCAGCGAGCAGGTGTGTGACCGCTTCTTCCTGTTGGCTGCAGGAAGTGTGTGGCACGACGTGTGCCTGCGCTGCAGCCGGTGTCACTGCGAGCTGCAGACACACCCCTCGCTGTACTGCAGGGACGGGAACATCTACTGCCACCAGGACTactgcag GATGTTTGGAGGCGGGCAGTGCGCTCGCTGCTTCCAGCCAATCCCGGCCTCCGATCTGGTCATGAGGTCAGGGGATCTGACCTTCCATCCCCACTGCTTCTCCTGCCAG gagtgtgATGTGACATTAATACCCGGGAACCTGTACTGCATGCAGGGCCACAACCTCTACTGTCAGTCCCATTACCATGACGACGGCAGGAGTGTGCCGCCATTACACGATCTGCAGCCCAAACCAAATCTGAAAGAAg GTGAAGGGGAGGAGTCTGTCAGCAGTCCTGAGCCACCATTGGATGATCAGGTGGCATGTGGGCGGACCCGCAGGCGGAACAAGCGAATCAGGACGTGTTTCCGCAGCGAGCAGCTCAGAGCGCTGGAGTCGTACtttgcacacaaacacaacccTGACGGAAAAGACTGGAACTTCCTTGCTCAGAAGACCGGCCTGCCCAAGAGGGTCCTGCAG GTGTGGTTTCAGAATGCTCGAGCCAAACTGAGGCGCTCCCTCACTGCAGACGACTCTCAGGTGAGCTCGCCCTCGGCCCCCCCGAGGGGCCTCAGCATGTCGAGCGGCTCCTCGCCCGGGGCCTGCTCCCctcctgaccaatcacagcccTTCTCCTCCACCAGCACCATCGACCAGCTGCAGCTGTCTCTGCTCACCGCCCCGCTCAACGAGCCGCCGCTCAGCCCTGCCGCCAGCCAGCTGCAAAACCCCGCCTTCTTCCTGGACTACGATTCCCAGAGTGCACCAGGGTGTGTCTCGTCACTGGAGGCTTACGAGGACTTTGGAGAGGCAGAAAGAGCAGAGGCAGAGGTGGACTCAGATAGTTCTTTTAGACCATATTTCTGCTAG